The sequence GATAGCTTGTCAAATATTCTTGAATTAATAACTCTAGGTTAATTCCTCTAGGTTAATTCCTTGATACTACTAAACAAGGCTCCTATTAGTCGATGAAATCCATGGGGGTTTTGTGCAGGTACCCTATATTGTTTGTTAATCTCTAACTGAACCGCCGGTATAGCCAATTCCCGGGCAACGTAATTAGCCACCGTGTTGGGCCCAGAGGCAGCAAAATAATCATAGGATATTTTCGATAACCCATAGTTGCGTAGGTTTTGTCCAATAATTTCCATTATTTTTTCTTTGCCCAAGAGGTTTTTTCCGCAATTAATTCCTAAATCAATATCAAACTCTCTTTCTCGAGCAGCACCATGAATGTCTAAAATAAACTTCACTTTGTTGGCAACGCAAAAATCAGAGATTTTTTCTTTGTAAATACACGGATCATCAGAATTGGGATCTCCTCCATAGAGCTTAGTTGTTGCTATGGCATGACAACCAGTAAGCTTATGTAATAGATAGACAATAGAACCTGTAAATTGGTCGGACATTTTTATCTTCTTTTGCCGAAAATGTCTAACAGCATGAGGTGCCGAAACTAAAGCAGGCAAATCCCCAACATTGAACCAAAAGGGCTCCTCCTGTTTAGGATTAATACGTTTATCCGTTTTATAAAAATGTATCTTTTCTATATTCACTGCCTCTTCATTGAGGCGCCTACGGTTAAACTCATTAAGAACCTCTTCATATTTATCCATATTCTTACCCCCGCAGGTTCATTTTTTGAGTTTCTTATAACCTGTAATACTCAGTTTAGCGATATGATCTCGATGTTCATTAAACACATCCACATTGTAATTAGCAATATTTTTAGAACTAGAAAGTTCTTTGGCCTCAGCTATCAAGGACTTTCCTTTTGATGCCATAAAATAGGATATATTCGAATTTATTGCCACGGTAACACTACCAGTAGCGTTGGCAGCAGCCGCAAAGGCAAAATCGGCCAAAGTAAAAATTACGCCTCCTTGGATAATGTCCACGCCGTTTAAATGCTTCTCCGATATTTCCATCTGGGTTATTGCATAGCCTGGCTCTACTTTTATTATCTCTATGCCAACATAGGCTGCGAACCTATCATTTTTCATAAGTTTCATTAGATCACTATCCATGACGGTTCTCTCCCTTGTCAATCTATTAAATAAAGCTTTTTCCAGCCTTTTCAAAACAAGCAGCTCTTATATTCAGACTTGAGATTACATCTCTAAGTATAGATTTTTTCTACAAGAGTAGCAATAAGATTCATTAATACGCCTATAATTAATAGGTCTTTAGTCCCATGCTCTTGGGACTAATTGTCTATACTTTTTAGATTTAGTGAATGTTACTATGGACTAAGATTATGTATTCGGAGGGATCTTTTTGCTGTGGCATAAAATCAATACCAAAAAACAAAACCTAATTATTATTGGTGGAACCATCATATTCTCTCTGCTTGTTGTTGGAATAACTAATGTAATCGTACACATCGGATAAGATAGGCGTTTAGGTATAAAGCGAACCCCTAAAGAGAACGGCCAGAGCCTTCTTCTTTAGGGGTTTTAGATATCTATGGTCAGTCAAACGAAATACAAAGATCAAACGTGAGCAAGCGAGAGTTTAAAATTAATAAGTCTCTTCAAAAACTTCAAAGTATGCTTGCGGATGAATGCAAGCCGGACATTCGTCAGGTGCACTAGTTCCTTCATGAACATAGCCGCAATTTCCACACTTCCAAAGTTTACTTCCATCTTTCTTAAATACCTTGCCATCTTTGATGTTCTGAGCTAGTTTATTATATCTGGTTTCATGCCTTTTTTCAGCCTCAGCAATCATCTTAAAGGCAAGGGCAATCTCTGGAAAGCCTTCTTCTTCTGCGACCTTGGCAAAATCCGGATATAATTCACTCCACTCTTCATTTTCCCCACTTGCTGCGGCCATCAAATTATCTAGGGTTGTACCCTGAGCAACAGGAAAAGAGGCACTTATTTCTAGAGTGGCAGGAAGTTCATTCTGGAAACCAGCTAATAAGAATTTATAAAATCTTTTCGCATGTTCCTTTTCGTTATCGGCTGTCTCAATAAATATGTTTTTTATTTGCTTGTACCCTTCTTTATCCGCTACTGAAGCGTAATAAGTATAGCGGTTACGTGCCTGTGATTCCCCTGCAAAAGCTTTCATCAGATTCTCAGCAGTTTTAGTCCCTTTTAAACTATTCATCCAAAAAACCCCTCACTTTGTTTTCTTTAAGCTAGCAGTACTGCTAATTGTAAATGTTTTCAATTACTTTTTCTACACCAAACAAGTGTATTTGAAATTATTACAAATACATTATATTTTTAAACAACATATACGTCAATACAAAAATTATACATTTTGTCTCTATGAATGGAAAAAAACTATCTTGTTTACAGTTCACTCATTGTCTTTAAGGCTTGTAAATCTATAATTCTAAAAGTTGACAAGTGGAAATCAATAACTCCCTCCTCCCTCATTTTGCTCATTTCTCTTGACATAGACGGTCGAGAAACATTTAAGAAATCCGCCAGTTCGTTGCGATTTAACGCTAATTCTATTTCTTTGCTCCCTGATTTGTTGTAATGTTCAAGTAAAAAAGAACATATTTTTCCTCGGATACTTTTTATGGTTAAGTACTCAACCTTTTTGTTCAATACTATTGCTCTTTCAGAGATTACTCTCAAGAAGTTTTGTATAAAAATCCTGTGCCAACTGCACATCTTATCACAATCCCCGACAATCTTACTCCTTGGTAAGAAGAGAATCTCACAAGCTTCCTGGGCCTGAACCGTTGCCGGCCATGTTGTCATACTTGAAAATGCAACTATCTCACCAAAGATATCTCTCTCCTTTAATAGAGTCATTACAATTCTATTTCCTGAAGTACTTTCTTTACTAACTGTCGCCGTTCCTTTAAGTACTACCCCAACATTTTCATAGGTTTGACCACTGGTGACGATATAATCGCCCTTTTTATAGATTCCTACTCTCGGCTTTAAACAATTCAGCATATTCGCAATGCCAGCTCTCTCAATACCGTAAAATAAACTTACATTTACGATCACGTCAAAGTATTTTTCTAACATCGTCTTCTCCAGCCTATTCTGTATCTCCAGATACCGATTTTGTATCTATTATTGTAATATAATGAACCTGCAAATAACAATTAAACAGGGGGAATAATAATGTTAAGAAAAATTATCAAAATAGATGAAGAAAAGTGTAATGGGTGTGGGTTATGTGTCAACGCTTGTCATGAAGGTGCTCTACAATTAATAGAGGGCAAAGCTCGCCTCATTTCCGAAAGCTACTGTGATGGTCTTGGCGACTGTCTGCCTGAGTGCCCTACAAACGCTATTATACTTGAGGAGAGAGAAACCGTAGAATACGATGAGGAAGCTGTCAAGAAACATATAGAAAAGAAACAACGGCCTGCCAACCCTACTCCATGCGGATGTCCGGGTACTCATGCCAAACTACTTGTTGACAAACAGGATAATACTACTCCGATACCCTCAGAAAGCACACCATCACAGCTCGCTCAGTGGCCCTGCCAGCTAAAATTAGTTCCAGTAACCGCACCTTATCTCGATAACGCACATTTACTAATAGCTGCAGATTGTACAGCTTTTGCCTATCCAAATATTCATCAAAAGTTTATGCGCAATAAGATCACCTTGATAGGATGTCCGAAGTTAGACGATGGCGATTACTCCGAAAAACTTACTGCCATATTAAAACAGCACGAAATCAAAAGTCTATCAGTTTTACGAATGGAGGTTCCCTGCTGTGGTGGTATCGTTCAAGCTGTAAAGAAGGCACTTATAAACAGTGAAAAACTTATCCCTTGGAGTGTGGTTACCATATCAACGAACGGAAGAGTTATCGAAGAATAGTATAAGCAAGATTATCAAGACCCACAGCATAATTGCTTGTGGGTCTTGATAACATTGTCCGTTTCCTATTTACTTAAAATTTAGCCAATTCATGAAAACCCATTACTATTTGCCCATCTTTTCAGATAAGAGCTGGTTACCACTTCCGATGTTGTCCATATCATTTTCTCGAATGATTGTAACAAATGCTTCTACCGGTATGTTTAGTGTTTCGCTTGCCTTTGAGGCTAATTCTTTAACTAACTTCGCCTTCTGTTCTTTGGACATTCTTCCAGCATCAATTGTAATTACGGGCATAACGCATTCTCCTTTCTTTTTGTACCACAATAAGATTTTTCCACTATTCCTTAAATTAAATCATTTCTATCAGGTGCCCATCCTTTCTTACTATGAACTCCATCACAAAAGGGGCGTTTTTCGGAATATCCGCAGCGGCATAATGCTATACGACCGCCTTCCTTTAACACTTTCCCGTCAATCCCTATTAGAAGAGACGAACCTTCAACCAAAAGCGGCCCGTTCGAACATACTTTTATCTTAACTTCTGATGGATTCCTATCCTCATAGTTAAGATTGCCAACACCATTAGCCCTTTGCGCATTAACTTTCGAACCCTTGGGTAAGGAGTATCTTAAAGCGCCTGAGGGGCATTGATCTATAGCCCTGATGATTTCCTCGGGTTCTGCAGCATCAACGTTAACCCAGGGACGTTGTTCAAGGTTAAATACCTTTGGCAAAAGCCTCAAGCACGTCCCGGGATGTGCACACAATTCCGGATACCAGTGAACTATGATATGTTCATTTCTATATTCTTTCATAGAACTTATTCCTTTCAACAAATTATATTCACATAAATTCACCTAATTCTATCATAACTACCCTTAATTTACCTTATTTTTTTCTTTTAGACCAATTGCCTGAATAAGTATAGACGCAAAAAACCGCACTTTAAGTGCGGTTACATTCTTATGGAGCGGGTGATGAGAATCGAACTCACGTAGCTAGCTTGGAAGGCTAGTGCTCTACCATTGAGCTACACCCGCAAAATTTTGGTACGAGGTTCGATATTCAAGAATCGATCTAAGTCGTCCTCAAAAGAAACACTCTACCTACTATATATGCCTATGTCCGTGCTATTGACTTTGAAGTTCTGCATTTGGTCAAATTTTGAACTTCCAACTACGAACATCGAATATCGAAAATGGTAGCAGGGGGGGGATTTGAACCCTCGAATGAGCGGGTATGAACCACTTGCCTTAGACCACTTGGCTACCCTGCCATGGCTCCCCGAGTAGGACTCGAACCTACAACCTACCGGTTAACAGCCGGTTGCTCCACCATTGAGCTATCGAGGAATATATTTTATGGCGGAGAAGGAGGGATTTGAACCCTCGCGGCAGTTACCCACCCTAACGGTTTAGCAAACCGTCCTCTTCAGCCACTTGAGTACTTCTCCAAAACATTCATTTTGGTGCGGAAGACGGGACTTGAACCCGTACGGAGTTACCCACACGCCCCTCAAACGTGCGCGTCTGCCAATTACGCCACTCCCGCATTAGCTGGAGCCATTGACCGGGATTGAACCGGTGACCTTATCCTTACCAAGGATACGCTCTACCAACTGAGCTACAACGGCACGTGATTTCTAGTATGGTGCGCTCGGAGAGATTCGAACTCCCGGCCTTCTGATTCGTAGTCAGACGCTCTATCCAGCTGAGCTACGAGCGCATTTTTTGGAGCGGGTGACGAGATTCGGACTCGCGACTTTCACCTTGGCAAGGTGACACTCTACCACTGAGTTACACCCGCGAATTATGGTGGGCCATCCGCGACTCGAACGCGGGACACCCTGATTAAAAGTCAGGTGCTCTAGCCGACTGAGCTAATGGCCCATAATTATGGCTGGGGTGGGAGGATTCGAACCTACGAATGCCAGAGTCAAAGTCTGGTGCCTTACCGCTTGGCGACACCCCAATATATAATGGTGGGCAGGGATGGATTCGAACCATCGTACCTCGCGGAACAGATTTACAGTCTGTCGCCTTTAACCACTCGGCCACCTACCCAAAACCAACTTTTTAATGGCGACCCCGATCGGACTTGAACCGACGATCTCCTGCGTGACAGGCAGGCATGTTGACCACTACACCACGGGGCCTAATCATTTTAAAGCCTTAGTAAGTCCATCACTTAAAAATGAATTACTAAGCGTTATTGGTGACCCGTACGGGATTCGAACCCGTGTAACCGCCGTGAAAGGGCGGTGTCTTAGACCGCTTGACCAACGGGCCACTATTAAGAGACAAATAGTCTCTCAAAACTAAACAACAGCTGTTTCCAATGAGTTGCCGATCCCTCGGCGTGAGTCTTGCGACTCGTTATTGATCTCTAGTTGAACTTGGTTTTTCAACCTCATCTCTGAAAGAATCGACCACTAGGATGTTCGTCTAAAGCCTAAGCTCTAAACCGTTCTCCTTAGAAAGGAGGTGATCCAGCCGCACCTTCCGATACGGCTACCTTGTTACGACTTCACCCCAATTATCGGCCCCACCTTCGACGGCTAGCTCCCTTTCGGGTTACCTCACCGGCTTCGGGTGTTGCAGACTTTCGTGGTGTGACGGGCGGTGTGTACAAGGCCCGGGAACGTATTCACCGCAGTATGCTGACCTGCGATTACTAGCGATTCCGACTTCATGCAGGCGAGTTGCAGCCTGCAATCCGAACTGAGACCGGCTTTCTCGGATTTGCTTCACCTCGCGGCTTCGCTTCCGTCTGTACCGGCCATTGTAGCACGTGTGTAGCCCAAGACATAAGGGGCATGATGATTTGACGTCATCCCCACCTTCCTCCGGTTTATCACCGGCAGTCTATCTAGAGTGCTCAACCTTACTTGTTAGCAACTAAATACAGGGGTTGCGCTCGTTGCGGGACTTAACCCAACATCTCACGACACGAGCTGACGACAACCATGCACCACCTGTCTCTACGCTCCCCGAAGGGCACTCCCTAGTTTCCTAAGGATTCGTAGGATGTCAAGCCTTGGTAAGGTTCTTCGCGTTGCGTCGAATTAAACCACATGCTCCACCGCTTGTGCGGGCCCCCGTCAATTCCTTTGAGTTTCAACCTTGCGGCCGTACTCCCCAGGCGGAGTGCTTATTGTGTTAACTGCGGCACAGAAGGGGTCGATACCCTCTACACCTAGCACTCATCGTTTACGGCGTGGACTACCAGGGTATCTAATCCTGTTTGCTCCCCACGCTTTCGCGCCTCAGCGTCAGTTACAGTCCAGAAAGTCGCCTTCGCCACCGGTGTTCCTCCACATATCTACGCATTTCACCGCTACACGTGGAATTCCACTTTCCTCTCCTGTCCTCAAGATTCCCAGTTTCCGATGCACTCTCAGGGTTGAGCCCTGATCTTTCACACCGGACTTAACAATCCGCCTACGCGCCCTTTACGCCCAATAATTCCGGACAACGCTTGCCCCCTACGTATTACCGCGGCTGCTGGCACGTAGTTAGCCGGGGCTTCCTCCTTGGGTACCGTCATGTGGCCTCAATATTTTCAAAGCCACCGTTCTTCCCCAAAGACAGTACTTTACAATCCGAAGACCTTCATCATACACGCGGCGTTGCTCCGTCAGACTTTCGTCCATTGCGGAAGATTCCCCACTGCTGCCTCCCGTAGGAGTCTGGGCCGTGTCTCAGTCCCAGTGTGGCCGTTCACCCTCTCAGGCCGGCTACTGATCGTCGCCTTGGTAGGCCTTTACCCCACCAACTAGCTAATCAGACGCGGGTCCATCCATAATCGATAGCATCTTCAGAGGCCATCTTTCCTTAAAACCTGATGCCAGGCTCTAAGATTATCCGGTATTAGCCCTCGTTTCCAAGGGTTGTCCCGGATTTATGGGTAGGTTACCCACGCGTTACTCACCCGTCCGCCACTAAGAATTTTTCAAAGTAAACTTTTCAAAATTCTCCGTTCGACTTGCATGTGTTAGGCACGCCGCCAGCGTTCGTCCTGAGCCAGGATCAAACTCTCCAAAAAAAGTTATTTCAAACTTCTCATTAGAAGAAGATGATTGACTCATGATTTATTTTGAAACTCTTACGAGTCTCTCTCATTGGCTGTCCTTGTTGTTTAGTTTTCAAAGACCATCTTTCGTCGGCCCCATCTGGCCGGAATTACATAATAGCATCATTAATCATTGTTGTCAAGATCTAACTTATCATTAATTTAGCATTTAGTATTTCCACAAAGGCCTTATTTGCCGCTCAATTAAGATACCATTTTTTTTGCATGCTGTAAACTATAATTTTTATCCAAATTACCTTTTCTTTATAGTGCAAGCTAAAAATCACATATTTTTATCCTTATGTTCATAAATGTCTTTCTGTAAATCCCTATTTATCTCATTAAGTAATTTAGCAAAATCCTCATTCTGTTCAAACTGTGGAAAATGGGCGGATTGATCAAATACAACAAACCCTTTCTTAGGGGCAAGAATGGAATTATAGTAGCTGCGAGCATTCTCTATAGGTGTTAAATAATCAAATTTCCCAGCAATAAAATAACAAGGAATTACTAATTCCGGAACTTCCAGGGGGATATTACTTTCTTTAATTTCTTTCCATAGTAAATTATCAGAAACGCCTAAACCAACAACATATCGTACTGCATCCAGCAAATTATATTCTGGATTTAATAGGAGTCCTGCTAAGATATCCTTCTTTTCATTAATAAGACGTACTGCTCCGCCATATTTCCATACAAAATTCCTTTTAAATGACTCACTGTGGTTAATTATGTTTTCCCGGCATCCCTC comes from Desulfosporosinus meridiei DSM 13257 and encodes:
- a CDS encoding (4Fe-4S)-binding protein; amino-acid sequence: MKEYRNEHIIVHWYPELCAHPGTCLRLLPKVFNLEQRPWVNVDAAEPEEIIRAIDQCPSGALRYSLPKGSKVNAQRANGVGNLNYEDRNPSEVKIKVCSNGPLLVEGSSLLIGIDGKVLKEGGRIALCRCGYSEKRPFCDGVHSKKGWAPDRNDLI
- the rbr gene encoding rubrerythrin, which produces MNSLKGTKTAENLMKAFAGESQARNRYTYYASVADKEGYKQIKNIFIETADNEKEHAKRFYKFLLAGFQNELPATLEISASFPVAQGTTLDNLMAAASGENEEWSELYPDFAKVAEEEGFPEIALAFKMIAEAEKRHETRYNKLAQNIKDGKVFKKDGSKLWKCGNCGYVHEGTSAPDECPACIHPQAYFEVFEETY
- a CDS encoding PaaI family thioesterase, with translation MDSDLMKLMKNDRFAAYVGIEIIKVEPGYAITQMEISEKHLNGVDIIQGGVIFTLADFAFAAAANATGSVTVAINSNISYFMASKGKSLIAEAKELSSSKNIANYNVDVFNEHRDHIAKLSITGYKKLKK
- a CDS encoding alpha/beta fold hydrolase, yielding MIRGYDKRNPIVIFVHGGPGCPEIPYVKKYQESLEQNFTIVQYDQRGAGKSYHFFEDYTNLSVSLLVDDLIALTDYINKEYGPEKVILVGHSFGTIVGIKAADRAPEKYLCYIGIGQVGDFWTGELEALEYCLRQATDQKDFVDVKRIEGCRENIINHSESFKRNFVWKYGGAVRLINEKKDILAGLLLNPEYNLLDAVRYVVGLGVSDNLLWKEIKESNIPLEVPELVIPCYFIAGKFDYLTPIENARSYYNSILAPKKGFVVFDQSAHFPQFEQNEDFAKLLNEINRDLQKDIYEHKDKNM
- the dmpI gene encoding 4-oxalocrotonate tautomerase DmpI translates to MPVITIDAGRMSKEQKAKLVKELASKASETLNIPVEAFVTIIRENDMDNIGSGNQLLSEKMGK
- a CDS encoding ATP-binding protein, producing MLRKIIKIDEEKCNGCGLCVNACHEGALQLIEGKARLISESYCDGLGDCLPECPTNAIILEERETVEYDEEAVKKHIEKKQRPANPTPCGCPGTHAKLLVDKQDNTTPIPSESTPSQLAQWPCQLKLVPVTAPYLDNAHLLIAADCTAFAYPNIHQKFMRNKITLIGCPKLDDGDYSEKLTAILKQHEIKSLSVLRMEVPCCGGIVQAVKKALINSEKLIPWSVVTISTNGRVIEE
- a CDS encoding Crp/Fnr family transcriptional regulator — encoded protein: MLEKYFDVIVNVSLFYGIERAGIANMLNCLKPRVGIYKKGDYIVTSGQTYENVGVVLKGTATVSKESTSGNRIVMTLLKERDIFGEIVAFSSMTTWPATVQAQEACEILFLPRSKIVGDCDKMCSWHRIFIQNFLRVISERAIVLNKKVEYLTIKSIRGKICSFLLEHYNKSGSKEIELALNRNELADFLNVSRPSMSREMSKMREEGVIDFHLSTFRIIDLQALKTMSEL